Genomic DNA from Streptomyces sp. GS7:
CAATTACCCCGAGCATACCGAACCGCATGGTTGGTTTTCTATGTAGACTGCAAGGAGGTTGCAGTCGTACGAGAGACGGGACGGACACCGTGCCCACGCAGCATCGCGCCATCCAGAGTCGCCAGGCGCTCATCCGCTCGGCCGCAGAGACCTTCCTGGAAAAGGGAGTGCCCGCCGCGGGCATGGTCGAGATCAGCCGGCGGGCCCGGCTGAGCAAGGGAGCGCTCTACTTCCACTTCACGTCCAAAGACGACCTGACCCTCGCGGTGCGGGACGCCGCGCTGGCCACCCTGCAGGAGATCGAGGACGGCTTCCTCCGCTCCCCGAAGCCGCTCTCCTTCGCCGTACGGGACTTCGCCGCCGAGCTGTTCGGCCGGGTGCAGTCGGACGCGGTGCTGCGCGCCGGACTGCGGCTGCGGCCGGAGACCGCGCCGGGCCTGGAGATCCACCCCCTGGAGCAGCGCTGGTACGCGCTCTTCCTCGACAAGGCGGTGACCTGCGGCACCGGCGGGCCGGTCGGCACCGCGGACGGCCCGGCCGGCCCGCGCCACTCGGACGCCGAACCGCGGCGCACCGCCCAGCTGCTGACGTCGATGGTGGTGGGACTGCTGCACCTGGGCGCCGCGGACCGGACATGGTGGGACCAGGAGGCCGTCACCGGCCTGTGGGCGCTGCTGCCGGGCGCACCGGGCCGGGTCGCGGCCGGCTGCGTCCCGGCGCCGGCGCAGGCCGCGGCCGGCTGACCCGCCCGGCCCGCCGCGACCGGACGGGCCCGCGCCGAGCCCGCGCCGGGCTCACAACTCGACGAGTACGGCCCCGATATGGCGCCCCTGCACGAGTTCGCACAGCGCCCGCGGCGCCTGCTCGATCCCCTTCAGCAGGGTGTGCGGGAAGACGAGGGAGCCGTCCCGCAGGCCCTGGCCGAACTCCCTGGTCCACTCCTCGGGCAGGTCGGGATGCGCGTACAGCCCGAAGCCGCGCAGCGCGACCCGGCGGGTGATGATCAGCCCCGCGTCCAGTTCGACCGGAGCGGCCACGCCGCCGCCCTCGCCCAGCTGGCTGGAGAGCGCACCGACGAGCACGAACCGGGCGTCCGGGCGGGCCACCGCGAGCGCCGCGGCGAGCTGCTCGCCGCCCACGGTGTCCAGCATGACGTCGATCCCGTCCGGGGCCGCCCGGCGCAACTGCTCCTCGATGGGACCCGCGCCGCGCACGATCGTGTCGTCGTACCCCAGCTCGGCCCGCAGCACGGACGCCTTGCGCTCGGAGCCGGTGCTGCCCACCACCCGCCGCGCCCCCAGCCGCCGCGCCAGCTGCCCGGCCAGGCTGCCCACGCCGCCGGCGGCGCCGCTGACGAACACGGTGTCGCCCGGCCGCACCCCGGCTCCCCGGCGCAGCGCGCCCCAGGCGGTCGCCCCCTGGGAGAGGTGCGCGGCCAAAGAGGGCAGCGCGTCCGGGGCGAGGCGCCTTAGCCTGCCTTCCTCCACCACCGCAAACTCCCGCCATCCGTAAGGGTGATGGACCAGTTCGCCGGGGGTGAAGCCGCCGCCGGGGGCCGCCACGACCTCGCCGACCGCGGAGCCCCACAGCGCCTCGCCCGGGACGAACGACGGCATCGGCAGCCGCGCACCGGTCATCTGCGTCCGCATCGCCGCGGTCACCGCCATCACCCGGGTGCGTACCAGCACCTGGCCAGGTACCGGCTGCGGCACCGGGGCTTCGGCCAGCGTGAAATGACGCTCCGTCAGTTCATTGCCGGGGTGGCCGGCGAGCCGCACCTCCCGGTGCGTGGCGGGCACATCGGACGGGACGGGGACGGGCATCGGGCAGCTCCTTGAACGCGCGCGGTGCCGCGTGACACCGCTCCGCCCGGGTGCGACCCGCTGCCGCGGCGGCGGGTCGGCGTGTGAATACCGCATGGTTGGCTTCTTTATGATGCGGAAATAGACTGCGCCGCCACGGCAGCGGGTCGCACTCAGGCACAACAACTCCAAGAAAGCATACGGAGGATGATCGGTGGTCAAGCAGGCACGCGCAGTGCGCACCCGGCGCGCCGTCCTCGAAGCCGCGGCCCATGTCATCGGCACTCGTGGATACCAGGCCGCCACGATGGCCGAGATCATCCAGCGCGCCGGGGTCACCAAGGGCGCGGTCTACTTCCACTTCCGCTCGAAGGATGCACTCGCCCGCGCGGTCATCCGGGAGCAGACCGAGCCGTTCGTGCCGCAGGTGAGCGAGTCCCGGCTGCAGGACGCCATCGACTTCACGCATCAGGTGGCGCTGGCGCTGCGCAACGACCCGTTGCTGCAGGCCGGGACCCGGATCGCGGTCGAGACGACCTTCAGCGAGGATCCGCTGGTCCCCTACCAGGCGTGGACCGACATCATCACCACGATGTTCAGCGACGCCCGGGACAACGGGGAGTTACTGCCCGCCGTGGCGCCGGAGCGAGCCGCCGAGTTCTTCGTCTCCGCCTATATGGGCGTGCAGTTGTTCTCGCGGGCCGCCACCAATCGCGCCGACCTTCCGGAGCGGGTCACGACCCTGTGGAAGCACACCCTGCCGGGTCTCGCCTCGCCGGGGGCGCTGAGTCATCTGGACCCGCAGGGCCGCTCCGTGAAGATCGCCGTCTGACCGACCGCCGCTCGTCGCCCTGACGGGGTAATGGTCCACTCGGCACTGGAAAACAAACCACATGGTTCGTATCTTGGTGCCCCGGGCCGGAGACCGGACTCGGTCCGTCAGGGCGCTGAGCGCCGCCCACAGAAAGGGGCCCCATGGCCAGCGCCACCCTCACCTCGTTCGCGCCCGATCAGCTCCGCGTCGGCACCCACGGACGGTTCGCCGACGGAAACCGACCGCGGTCCCTGACCATGACCGTGCCCCGCGAGTACGTGCATCGCACCGCCGTCTCCGAGGTGTTCCTGACGGACTGGCGGCGCGGCGGCCCCGACAGCTGGCTGGTGAGCGCCCAGTGGCCGCGGGCGCACAGCTTCTACCGGCCGGTGAACGGCCTGCACGACCCGCTGCTGCTGACCGAGACCGTGCGGCAGGCGGGGATATTACTGAGCCACGTCGCGCACGGCGTGCCGCTGGACCACCCGATCATCTGGCGCAGGGTCCGCTACGAGCTCTCGCCGACGGCGCTGCGCGCCACGGACGCGCCGGCCGACGTGGAGCTGCGCATCACCGACCGCGACGTGGTGCGGCACGGAGAGCAGCTGGCCCGCGTCCGCCAGGAGTTCCGCATCGTGTGCGACGGCAGCGACCTGGCCTCCGCGATGCTCGACTACTCCTGCCGCAGCCCGGCCGTCTACCGCCGGCTGCGCGGCGACTACGGCGATCTTGCGCTGGCCAACTCCCGGAAGCTGCCGGTGCCGGAGCCGGTCGCCCCGGATCTGGTGGGCCGGGACCGCACCGGTGATGTGGTGCTCTCCCCCGCCGACGGCCCGGGCCGCTGGCAGCTGCGGGTGGACACCTCTCATCCGGTGCTGTTCGACCATCCCGTGGACCACGCGCCCGGCATGCTGATGATCGAGGCCGTCCGGCAGGCCACGCTGGCGCTGACGCCCCGTGGGGCGCTGCCGGTCACGCTGGAGTGCTCCTTCGAGCGGTACGCGGAGATGGACGCGCCCTGCTGGGTGATCGCCCGGACCGCCGGGCGCTCCGGCGGCGGCTGCCGGGAGGTCGAGGTCGGCATGGAGCAGCACGGCCGGCGGGTGCTCGCCGCCAAGGTCGGCAGCCTGCCGATGCCCTGAGAGCCTCCCTCCCGGCGCCGCACCGCCCCCCGTCCGCCCCGCCTCCCGCTGCTTGTGGCCTCCCCGTCAGTGCAGCGTGAGGCGGGGCTTCGGCGCGTCGGTGCGGCCGGTGGGCGGAGTGCGGCTGCCGGCCTGGTAGGGCGGCGGCCAGGGGGCGCCCGGCCCCGTGTAGCCCTGGTCGGCGGCGGCGTGCAGGGTCCAGTGCGGGTCGTAGAGGTGCGGGCGGGCCAGGGCGCACAGGTCCGCGCGCCCGGCCAGCACCAGGGAGTTGACGTCGTCCCAGGAGGAGATCGCGCCGACCGCGATGACGGGGATGCCGAGGCTGTTGCGGATCCGGTCGGCGAACGGCGTCTGGTACGAGCGGCCGAAGTCGGGGCGCTCGTCGGGTACGACCTGTCCGGTGGAGACGTCGATGGCGTCGGCGCCGTGCTCGGCGAAGGCGCCCGCGATGGCCACCGCGTCCTCGGCGGTGGTGCCGCCGTCGGCCCAGTCGGTGGCGGAGATGCGGACCGTCATGGGCCGGTCGTCCGGCCACTGTTCGCGGACCGCGTCGAAGACTTCGAGGGGGAAGCGGAGCCGGCCCGCCAGGGAACCTCCGTACGCGTCGGTGCGTTGGTTGGTCAGCGGAGAGAGGAACCCGGAGAGGAGATAGCCGTGGGCGCAGTGGAGTTCGAGGAGGTCGAATCCGGCGCGCGCGGCAGCGGCGGCGGAGCGGGCGAACCGGTCGCGTACGGCGGTGAGTTCGGCGGCGGTCAGGGCGTGCGGGATCTGGTTGACGCCGGGGCGGTAGGGCAGTGCGGAGGGGGCGACGAGCGGCCAGTTGCCGTCGGGGAGCGGCTGGTCGATGCCGTCCCACATCCGCCGGGTCGAGCCCTTGCGGCCGGAGTGGCCGAGCTGCACGCCGATGGCGGTGCCGGGGGCCGAGGTGTGGACGAAGTCGGTGATCCGGCGCCAGGCCGTCTCGTGGGCGCGGGTGTAGAGCCCGGTGCAGGCCGGGGTGATCCGCCCTTCGGGGCTGACGCACACCATTTCCGTCATGACCAGGCCGGCGCCGCCGAGCGCGCGGGCGCCGAGGTGGACGAGGTGGAAGTCGCCGGGGGTGCCCTCGCCGTCGGCGGAGTACATGTCCATCGGGGAGACCACGACCCGGTTGCGCAGGGTCAGTCCGCGCAGCCGGAAGGGGGTGAACATGGGCGGTGTCCCGGTGGGGATGCCCGCCTCCTTCGTCACCGCGTCGACGAACTCCCGGTCGCGCAGCCGCAGATTGCCGTGGGTGACCCGGCGGCTGCGGGTGAGGAGGTTGAAGGCGAACTGGTGCGGCGGCTGCCCCGTGTAGGTGGCCAGGTCCTCGAACCACGCGAGGCTGGCGCGGGCGGCGCGCTGGGTGGAGGCGACGACGGGGCGGCGCTCGGCCTCGTAGGCGGTGAGCGCGTCCGGCACGGTGGCGTGCTCCTGGAGGCAGGCGGCGAGGGCGAGGGCGTCCTCGACGGCGAGTTTGGTGCCGGAGCCGATGGAGAAGTGCGCGGTGTGCGCGGCGTCGCCGAGGAGGACGATCCGGCCGTGCGACCAGCGCTCGTTGACGACGGTGCGGAAGGCGGTCCAGCTGGAGTTGTTGGACCGCAGCGGGCGGCCGCCCAGCGCGCCGGCGAAGAGCGCCGCGCACCATTCGGCCGAGGCGCGCTCCTCATAGGCGTCCAGGCCGGCGGCCCGCCAGACCTCCTCGCGCATCTCGACGATGACGGTGCTGGCGCCGCCGGCGGGCTCCACGGGGCCGGCGCCGGGTCGCGGCCGGGCGTACGGATAGCCGTGCAGCTGGGCGATGCCGTGGCCGGTTTCGGCGATCTCGAAGCGGAAGGCGTCCAGCGCGAAGTCGGCGGACAGCCAGATGTAGCGGCAGCGGTGGGCGGTCAACTGCGGGCGGAAGACGTCGGCGTGGGCGGCGCGGGTGGTGCTGTGCACGCCGTCGGCGGCGATCACCAGGTCGTGGTCGCGGGCGAGTTCGGCGGCCGGCGGTGCCTCTGTGCGGAAGACGGTGCGCACACCGAGCGAGCGGCAGCGTTCCTGGAGGACGGCGAGCAGCCGGCGCCGGCCGAGCGCGGCGAAACCGTGGCCGCCCGAGGTCAGGGTGCGGCCGTGGTGCACTATGTCGATGTCGTCCCAGCGGACGAACTCCGCTTGCAGGGCGCGGTAGACGACCGGGTCGGCGTGCTCGATGCCGCCGAGGGTCTCGTCGGAGAGGACGACGCCGAAGCCGAAGGTGTCGTCGGGGGCGTTGCGTTCCCAGACGGTGATCTCGCGGGCCGGGTCGAGGCGTTTGAGCAGCGCCGCCGCGTAGAGCCCGCCGGGGCCGCCGCCGAGGACGGCGACCTTCAGCGGCCGGCCGGCCCGCGCCGCGGACATCGTCATTTCCCCTGCCACTTGGGGGTCCGCTTCTCGGTGAAGGCGGCGTGGAATTCGGCGTAGTCGGCGCTGTTCATCAGCAGTGCCTGGGTGGCGGCGTCCATTTCGACGGCGGCGGCCAGCGGCATGTCGAGCTCGGCGGTGAGCAGCGCCTTGGTCTGGGCGTGGGCCAGCGCGGGCCCTTCGGCGAGCCGCCGGGCGAGCGCGGCGGCCGTCTCGTCGGCGCGGCCCTCCTCGGCCAACTCGCTGATCAGGCCGAGGCGTTCGGCCTCGGGCGCCCGGATCGCGTCGCCGAGCATCAGCACCCGGGTGGCGTGTCCGAGGCCGATGACGCGGGGCAGGAGGTAGGCCGCGCCCATGTCGCCGCCGGAGAGACCGACCCGGGTGAAGAGGAACGCGAAGCGGGCGGAGGGGTCGGCGACGCGGAAGTCGGCGGCCAGCGCGAGCACCGCGCCGGCGCCGGCCGCCACGCCGTGCACCGCCGCGATGACCGGGAAGGGGCACTCGCGCACCGCCCGTACGACCTGGCCGGTCATCCGGTTGAAGTCCAGCAGCTGTGCGGTGTCCATGCCCAGGGTGGCGCCGATGATCTCCTCGACGTCGCCGCCGGAGCAGAAGCCGCGGCCTTCCCCGGCGAGGACCAGGGCGCGCACGGAGCGTTCTCTGGACAGTTCCGCGAGCAGGTCGCGGAGGTCGGCGTATGCCTCGAAGGTGAGCGCGTTGAGCTTCTCGGGGCGCGCGAGGGTGACGGTCGCGATGCCGTCTTCCCTGGTCACCCGGATGTGCTGCCAGGCGCCGGTGCTTCGGGCGGATCCTGCGAACGGGCTCATCGGTCTGCCTGCCCCCCTCAGCCGGACGGCTGGTGTGTGCGGTGGCTGCGGATGCGGTGGCGGTGCGCGTGAACCCCTCGAAGCTATCACTCATTTGTGACTGCCGTCATGATGGCGCGATACATCGTCCCGTGTGCGCCGCTCGCTGCGGGCGGGTGCGTAGGGGCCGAACGTCCCATCCGGCGGGTGACCCAGGTCCCGGTCGGCCCTGCCGTTCGGCTCTGATGCCCGGCCCGGCCCCGGCCCTACGGTGAAGGTGTCCGATGGGGCCATGAGGGATCCGACCCGGCCCCGGGCGAACGGAACACCTGATGCCGGAACCACTCCTGCCGGAAGCCGGCGCCCCGCCGCTGTCCGAACCGTCCGACGTCGCCTCCTGGCGCGTCACGCTGCCGCACACCCCGGCCGCCGTGCCGATCGCCCGCGCGCTGATCACCACCGCGCTGCTGGACCTGCGGGTCACCGCCGACCACGACACCGCGGCGCTGCTGACCGCGGAGCTGGTCGCCAACGCCGTGGCGCACACCGGCGGTTCGGCTCCGATCGAGCTGGTGGTGAAGCTGCGGCCGGCGGGCTGCGAGGTCGAGGTGCACGACGGGGACCCGGCGCCCCTGGCGGGGCTGGAGCGGCCGGAGGACACGGCGTACGGCGCACCGGCGGCGGGGCCGGTTCCGGAGACCGGGAGTGCCGGCGCGGCGGCCGGCCGGCGCCCGGCCGCGCGCCGCGGGCTGCGGCTGGTCCGGGGGCTCAGCTCCGCCGCCGGCTGCCGGCCGACCGCGCACGGCAAGGCCGTGTGGTTCACCCTGCCCCCGCTGCGGGAGCCGCGGCTGCCGCGGCGGCCCTGACCCGCTGCCCGCCGGTACCGCGTCGGCCCGGCCGGTGCCGGGCCCGCGCTGCGGGGGAACCGCCGAGCGGCTGCCCCGGCTTCCCGGACCGGCTACTCCTGGACGGCCCCGACCCGGTCCCGGATCCTGCCCTCGGTCCCGCCGGCGCCCGGCTCCCCGTCCGCTCCCCCGACGGTGTCCCCGCCCGGCTCCCGGGTCCCGCTCCCGAGGCGGGAGTGGCGGCGCCCGTACAGCGCGTAGACCAGCGCGCCGACGGCCAGGAACCCGGCGAACTGCAGCCAGGTCGCCGGGCCGGTGCCGTAGATGAGATAGCCGCAGAAGGCGATGCCGAGGACCGGGCTGACCGGGAAGAGCGGGACGCGGAAGCGGCGCGGCAGGTCGGGCCGGGTGCGGCGCAGGACCAGCACGCTGACATTGACCACGGCCATGATCGCCAGGGTCCCGATGGTGGTCAGGTTCATCACCACGTCGAGCGGGACGACCGCGGCGGGGACCGCGAAGACGGCCGCGACGATCCAGGTGTTGGCGACCGGGGTGGAGGTCCGGGGCGAGATCCGTTCGAAGATCCGCGGGATCAGCCCGTCCCGGGACATCGACATCAGGATGCGCGTCTGCCCGTACATCACGGCGAGGACGACGGAGGCGATGGCGACCACCGCGCCGAAGGCGATCACGCCGCCGCCGAGGGTGGAGTGGGTGACGTGGTTGACGATCAGCGACAGTGCGGCCGGCTGCCCGGCGACCTTCCCGGACGAGAGCGCGCCGATGGCGCCGAGCGCGACCAGGCAGTACAGGACGGTGACCACGCCGATGCAGATCATGATCGCGACGGGGATGTTGCGCCGCGGGTTGCGGACCTCTTCACCGGCGGTCGTGACGGCGTCGAAGCCGATGTACGAGAAGAACGCGACGGACGCTCCGGAGGTGATCCCGGCGATGCCCTGCGGGGCGAACGGCGCGAGGTTTCCGCTCCGGAAGGCGCTGAAGCCGATCACGCAGAACAGCGCCAGGACCGCCAGCTTGAGCACCGCCATCGCGGCGGTGGCACGTGCGCTCTCGCGGACGCCGCGGACGAGCAGCAGCGCGGCGAGCAGCATCACGACGACGGCGGGGACGTTGACGATGCCGCCGGCGCCGGGCGGGCTGGAGAGCGCGGCGGGCAGCTGCCAGCCGGTCAGGCTGCCCAGCAGTTCGTTGAGGTACTGGCCCCAGCCGACGGCGACCGCGGAGATCGAGATGCCGTATTCGAGGAGCAGGCACCAGCCGACGAGGAAGGCGGTGCGCTCGCCGAGGGTGGCGTAGGCGTAGGAGTACGAGCTGCCGGAGACCGGGATGGCGCCGCCCAGTTCCGCGAAGGAGAAGGCGGTGAAGACGCAGGTGATCGCGGCGAGGACGAAGGAGACGATGACGGCGGGGCCGGCCTGCGCGACGGTGTCGGAGAGGCCGACGAAGATGCCGGTGCCGACGATGGCGCCGATGCCGAAGCAGACGAGCTGGAAGAGGCCCATGCTGCGCCGCAGGCCGTTGCCTTCGAGGTCCGCGCCGGATTCGGCGATGAGGAGGTCGGGGGACTTGATGCGCAGTCCGGACGGGCCTGAGCGGGACATGGGGTGGTTCTCTCT
This window encodes:
- a CDS encoding MDR family NADP-dependent oxidoreductase, yielding MPVPVPSDVPATHREVRLAGHPGNELTERHFTLAEAPVPQPVPGQVLVRTRVMAVTAAMRTQMTGARLPMPSFVPGEALWGSAVGEVVAAPGGGFTPGELVHHPYGWREFAVVEEGRLRRLAPDALPSLAAHLSQGATAWGALRRGAGVRPGDTVFVSGAAGGVGSLAGQLARRLGARRVVGSTGSERKASVLRAELGYDDTIVRGAGPIEEQLRRAAPDGIDVMLDTVGGEQLAAALAVARPDARFVLVGALSSQLGEGGGVAAPVELDAGLIITRRVALRGFGLYAHPDLPEEWTREFGQGLRDGSLVFPHTLLKGIEQAPRALCELVQGRHIGAVLVEL
- a CDS encoding ScbR family autoregulator-binding transcription factor, with protein sequence MVKQARAVRTRRAVLEAAAHVIGTRGYQAATMAEIIQRAGVTKGAVYFHFRSKDALARAVIREQTEPFVPQVSESRLQDAIDFTHQVALALRNDPLLQAGTRIAVETTFSEDPLVPYQAWTDIITTMFSDARDNGELLPAVAPERAAEFFVSAYMGVQLFSRAATNRADLPERVTTLWKHTLPGLASPGALSHLDPQGRSVKIAV
- a CDS encoding bifunctional salicylyl-CoA 5-hydroxylase/oxidoreductase, giving the protein MTMSAARAGRPLKVAVLGGGPGGLYAAALLKRLDPAREITVWERNAPDDTFGFGVVLSDETLGGIEHADPVVYRALQAEFVRWDDIDIVHHGRTLTSGGHGFAALGRRRLLAVLQERCRSLGVRTVFRTEAPPAAELARDHDLVIAADGVHSTTRAAHADVFRPQLTAHRCRYIWLSADFALDAFRFEIAETGHGIAQLHGYPYARPRPGAGPVEPAGGASTVIVEMREEVWRAAGLDAYEERASAEWCAALFAGALGGRPLRSNNSSWTAFRTVVNERWSHGRIVLLGDAAHTAHFSIGSGTKLAVEDALALAACLQEHATVPDALTAYEAERRPVVASTQRAARASLAWFEDLATYTGQPPHQFAFNLLTRSRRVTHGNLRLRDREFVDAVTKEAGIPTGTPPMFTPFRLRGLTLRNRVVVSPMDMYSADGEGTPGDFHLVHLGARALGGAGLVMTEMVCVSPEGRITPACTGLYTRAHETAWRRITDFVHTSAPGTAIGVQLGHSGRKGSTRRMWDGIDQPLPDGNWPLVAPSALPYRPGVNQIPHALTAAELTAVRDRFARSAAAAARAGFDLLELHCAHGYLLSGFLSPLTNQRTDAYGGSLAGRLRFPLEVFDAVREQWPDDRPMTVRISATDWADGGTTAEDAVAIAGAFAEHGADAIDVSTGQVVPDERPDFGRSYQTPFADRIRNSLGIPVIAVGAISSWDDVNSLVLAGRADLCALARPHLYDPHWTLHAAADQGYTGPGAPWPPPYQAGSRTPPTGRTDAPKPRLTLH
- a CDS encoding ATP-binding protein, with amino-acid sequence MPEPLLPEAGAPPLSEPSDVASWRVTLPHTPAAVPIARALITTALLDLRVTADHDTAALLTAELVANAVAHTGGSAPIELVVKLRPAGCEVEVHDGDPAPLAGLERPEDTAYGAPAAGPVPETGSAGAAAGRRPAARRGLRLVRGLSSAAGCRPTAHGKAVWFTLPPLREPRLPRRP
- a CDS encoding ScbA/BarX family gamma-butyrolactone biosynthesis protein: MASATLTSFAPDQLRVGTHGRFADGNRPRSLTMTVPREYVHRTAVSEVFLTDWRRGGPDSWLVSAQWPRAHSFYRPVNGLHDPLLLTETVRQAGILLSHVAHGVPLDHPIIWRRVRYELSPTALRATDAPADVELRITDRDVVRHGEQLARVRQEFRIVCDGSDLASAMLDYSCRSPAVYRRLRGDYGDLALANSRKLPVPEPVAPDLVGRDRTGDVVLSPADGPGRWQLRVDTSHPVLFDHPVDHAPGMLMIEAVRQATLALTPRGALPVTLECSFERYAEMDAPCWVIARTAGRSGGGCREVEVGMEQHGRRVLAAKVGSLPMP
- a CDS encoding amino acid permease; translation: MSRSGPSGLRIKSPDLLIAESGADLEGNGLRRSMGLFQLVCFGIGAIVGTGIFVGLSDTVAQAGPAVIVSFVLAAITCVFTAFSFAELGGAIPVSGSSYSYAYATLGERTAFLVGWCLLLEYGISISAVAVGWGQYLNELLGSLTGWQLPAALSSPPGAGGIVNVPAVVVMLLAALLLVRGVRESARATAAMAVLKLAVLALFCVIGFSAFRSGNLAPFAPQGIAGITSGASVAFFSYIGFDAVTTAGEEVRNPRRNIPVAIMICIGVVTVLYCLVALGAIGALSSGKVAGQPAALSLIVNHVTHSTLGGGVIAFGAVVAIASVVLAVMYGQTRILMSMSRDGLIPRIFERISPRTSTPVANTWIVAAVFAVPAAVVPLDVVMNLTTIGTLAIMAVVNVSVLVLRRTRPDLPRRFRVPLFPVSPVLGIAFCGYLIYGTGPATWLQFAGFLAVGALVYALYGRRHSRLGSGTREPGGDTVGGADGEPGAGGTEGRIRDRVGAVQE
- a CDS encoding TetR/AcrR family transcriptional regulator — its product is MPTQHRAIQSRQALIRSAAETFLEKGVPAAGMVEISRRARLSKGALYFHFTSKDDLTLAVRDAALATLQEIEDGFLRSPKPLSFAVRDFAAELFGRVQSDAVLRAGLRLRPETAPGLEIHPLEQRWYALFLDKAVTCGTGGPVGTADGPAGPRHSDAEPRRTAQLLTSMVVGLLHLGAADRTWWDQEAVTGLWALLPGAPGRVAAGCVPAPAQAAAG
- a CDS encoding enoyl-CoA hydratase family protein; translated protein: MSPFAGSARSTGAWQHIRVTREDGIATVTLARPEKLNALTFEAYADLRDLLAELSRERSVRALVLAGEGRGFCSGGDVEEIIGATLGMDTAQLLDFNRMTGQVVRAVRECPFPVIAAVHGVAAGAGAVLALAADFRVADPSARFAFLFTRVGLSGGDMGAAYLLPRVIGLGHATRVLMLGDAIRAPEAERLGLISELAEEGRADETAAALARRLAEGPALAHAQTKALLTAELDMPLAAAVEMDAATQALLMNSADYAEFHAAFTEKRTPKWQGK